The following proteins are encoded in a genomic region of Paenibacillus antri:
- a CDS encoding DNA topoisomerase III: protein MAKRLVLAEKPSVARDLARVLRCDKKGDGFLEGANDIVTWALGHLVTLADPEAYDDKYKTWRLEDLPMMPERLQLTVIKQSSRQFAAVKSQLTRGDVNEIVIATDAGREGELVARWILEKAKVDKPIKRLWISSVTDKAILEGFRQLKPGKDYENLYHSAVARSEADWYVGLNASRALSTKFNAQLNCGRVQTPVVAIIAQREEEIHRFQPKTYYGIEARTTDNVTLTWQDASGNSRSFDQERIAAIVNKLGRQNAVVTSIDRKPKKSHAPALYDLTELQRDGNKLFGFSAKETLSIMQKLYEQHKAVTYPRTDSRYLSKDMAGTIPDRLRGCGVGPYRALAAKVWNKPVSASAAFIDDSKVSDHHAIVPTEEPVNLSAMSEKERKIYDLIVRRFLAVLFPAFEYEQLTVHAAIGGESFAARGKTVLQAGWKEVYDARFEDEDAPDDIREQVLPRIEKGQTLSVRLIAQTSGQTKPPARFNEATLLSAMENPTPFLAQDQKQLSETLKSTGGLGTVATRADIIEKLFNSFLIEKRGGKEIYLTNKGRQLLELVPADLQSPALTGEWERKLERIAKGQLKKDVFISEIKQYTKTVVSEIKGSDKQYKHDNVTRTACPDCGKPMLEVNGKKGKMLVCQDRECGKRKNVSRVTNARCPQCKKKLELRGEGEGQIFVCVGVGCGYREKLSAFEARRAKETGGGKMDKRSVQKFLQSQEKEEAPINNALAEALKKLQLGGDDGKK from the coding sequence ATGGCGAAACGGTTGGTATTGGCGGAGAAGCCCTCGGTGGCGCGCGATCTGGCGCGGGTGCTGAGATGCGATAAGAAAGGCGACGGCTTCCTGGAAGGGGCGAACGACATCGTCACTTGGGCGCTGGGTCACTTGGTGACGCTGGCGGACCCGGAAGCGTATGACGACAAATACAAAACGTGGCGGCTGGAGGATCTGCCGATGATGCCGGAGCGGCTGCAGCTGACGGTCATCAAGCAGTCGAGCCGGCAGTTCGCGGCGGTGAAGTCGCAGCTGACCCGCGGCGACGTGAACGAGATCGTCATCGCGACGGACGCCGGACGCGAGGGCGAGCTCGTCGCGCGTTGGATTCTCGAGAAGGCGAAGGTCGACAAGCCGATCAAGCGGCTGTGGATCAGCTCCGTGACGGACAAGGCGATCCTGGAAGGATTCCGCCAGCTGAAGCCGGGGAAAGACTACGAGAACCTCTACCACTCGGCGGTCGCTCGTTCGGAAGCCGACTGGTACGTCGGGCTGAACGCGAGTCGGGCGCTGTCGACGAAGTTCAACGCGCAGCTGAACTGCGGCCGCGTCCAGACGCCGGTGGTGGCGATCATCGCGCAGCGGGAAGAGGAGATCCATCGTTTTCAACCGAAGACGTATTACGGCATCGAAGCGCGCACGACCGACAACGTAACGCTGACGTGGCAGGATGCGAGCGGGAACAGCCGGAGCTTCGACCAGGAGCGCATCGCCGCGATCGTGAACAAGCTCGGGCGGCAGAACGCGGTCGTGACGTCGATCGATCGGAAGCCGAAGAAGTCCCATGCGCCGGCGCTGTACGACCTTACGGAGCTGCAGCGGGACGGCAACAAGCTGTTCGGCTTCTCGGCGAAAGAAACCTTGAGCATCATGCAGAAGCTGTACGAGCAGCACAAGGCAGTGACCTATCCGCGTACGGATTCGCGTTACCTGTCCAAGGATATGGCGGGCACGATTCCGGACCGGCTGCGGGGCTGCGGCGTCGGACCGTATCGCGCGCTCGCGGCGAAAGTTTGGAATAAGCCGGTGTCGGCGTCGGCCGCGTTCATCGACGACAGCAAGGTGAGCGACCACCACGCGATCGTGCCGACGGAGGAGCCGGTGAATTTGTCCGCGATGAGCGAGAAGGAGCGGAAAATTTACGACCTGATCGTGCGGCGATTCCTCGCGGTGCTGTTCCCGGCGTTCGAGTACGAGCAGCTGACCGTGCACGCGGCGATCGGCGGCGAGTCGTTCGCGGCGCGGGGCAAGACGGTGCTGCAGGCGGGCTGGAAAGAAGTATACGACGCTAGATTCGAGGACGAGGACGCGCCGGACGACATCCGGGAGCAGGTTCTCCCGCGGATCGAGAAGGGGCAGACGCTCTCCGTCCGCCTGATCGCTCAGACGTCGGGCCAGACGAAGCCGCCGGCCCGATTCAACGAAGCGACGCTGTTGTCCGCGATGGAAAATCCGACGCCGTTCCTGGCGCAGGATCAGAAGCAGCTTAGCGAGACGCTGAAGTCGACGGGCGGTCTCGGGACGGTCGCAACGCGAGCGGACATTATCGAGAAGCTGTTCAACTCGTTCTTGATCGAGAAGCGCGGCGGCAAGGAGATTTACCTTACGAATAAGGGGCGGCAGCTGCTCGAGCTCGTCCCGGCCGATCTCCAATCGCCGGCGCTGACGGGGGAATGGGAGCGGAAGCTGGAACGGATCGCGAAGGGGCAGCTCAAGAAGGACGTCTTTATTAGCGAGATTAAGCAATACACGAAGACCGTCGTCTCGGAAATCAAGGGGAGCGACAAGCAATACAAACACGACAACGTGACGCGGACGGCGTGTCCGGATTGCGGCAAGCCGATGCTCGAGGTGAACGGGAAGAAGGGGAAGATGCTCGTCTGCCAAGACCGCGAATGCGGCAAGCGGAAGAACGTCTCGCGCGTGACGAACGCCCGTTGTCCGCAATGCAAGAAGAAGCTGGAGCTTCGCGGCGAGGGCGAAGGGCAAATTTTCGTCTGCGTCGGCGTCGGCTGCGGTTACCGCGAGAAGCTGTCGGCGTTCGAGGCGCGGCGGGCCAAGGAGACGGGCGGCGGCAAGATGGATAAGCGGTCGGTGCAGAAGTTCCTCCAATCTCAGGAGAAGGAAGAAGCGCCGATCAACAACGCGCTCGCCGAGGCGCTGAAGAAGCTGCAGCTCGGCGGCGACGATGGCAAGAAGTAA
- a CDS encoding FIMAH domain-containing protein, with protein sequence MAKRFVKTICLLLALIAMSTSYFPAPSAYAEGPLPNLLANPGFEAVSEDDGAIPNWRINGGAAALKPGLAAEVTEEAASSGSRSLYLADDLTNAAIVLYSDPIEVTAGQTYRLTVKTKDARGTIYVGLRYYKQATDNVISGYIPRANFVALSPSPTWMETPLEATAPAEANYARVLLYTTSATTGAAYFDDLHLSLKPADQGGGIEYEMTNLGSMVHTINTHRAAFGRDASGRLLAYSTMVGIPANLLVIDVETDTLIAQIPIRDTVNGTEYSSTYVRGLVVQPDGTVYMAGSPSYMFKYAPGASEVEYVRRVAGSQVFDMKAGPDGILIGGSYNQSEAFEYNTITGEYKSLGRVLDDEQYAYSVAYDGVRDDIYFGMGANARLVKLDRETGVKTEIAVPAPFAETNFIFDMAVAGDKLFVYFSPGGVVVYDLASGRFEENVFVASGAQLSRLVSPASPIDGKVYFTSHSHLGYYDPNTRQYAVMEHIDTDGQAYGFTFAELSDSDYPGSSLVAITREGRVFKYNPQTGASKYTVLPIEGEPTQLQMVALGNDGRMHVSGYLSGGNAIYDPLTGEREEYTNETMGLGQKLPQTDRIYSYKDKIYYAAYPNMEVYEFDPYQPWERTADPNASNPKLLFSALDAGEQDRGLAGTVIEEAGKLVIGTVPKYGKLGGALIIYDLETNVRETYYNVIDQQSVTAVTYKDGLIYAGSNIWGGLGVDPTQTEAKLFIWDMEKREKVFETVPVPGKKGITELIVGPDGNIWGSAEGVLFIFDPNTRQVIHIQTLMPRNYSGAVWRDAQFVIGTDGNVYGAQANKFFVIDAVTKKMTVIRDVGIRNWMAMDDFGNFYLTEESSLLRITIPELVRQPVGLELALSSASLVRDQAAAPSVKLLLTKDGAVDKLERRNPQYFSSDPSVVRVDNGKFIAANPGSAEVWSEFTFNGVTYESNRAHVSVVATLDSVSGRLQQFIGTGDISDAMSSQLTNSLEQASHFVNLGDSEQAAFHLDRFLMHLNHQPLADRITEHARSILDADVRALAVTIP encoded by the coding sequence GTGGCTAAGCGTTTCGTGAAAACTATCTGCTTGCTCCTCGCCCTGATCGCGATGTCGACCTCGTACTTCCCGGCGCCATCCGCATATGCGGAAGGACCGCTGCCGAACTTATTGGCCAACCCCGGCTTCGAGGCGGTGTCGGAGGACGACGGCGCCATCCCGAATTGGAGGATCAACGGCGGCGCGGCGGCGCTCAAGCCCGGGCTTGCGGCGGAGGTTACCGAAGAGGCCGCCAGCTCCGGAAGCAGGAGCCTATACCTTGCCGACGATCTAACGAATGCAGCCATTGTCTTGTACAGCGATCCGATCGAAGTCACGGCGGGTCAAACCTATCGATTGACCGTCAAGACGAAGGACGCCCGCGGCACGATCTACGTCGGCCTGCGGTACTACAAGCAAGCGACGGACAACGTCATTTCAGGCTATATCCCAAGGGCGAACTTCGTCGCGCTTTCCCCTTCCCCGACGTGGATGGAGACGCCGCTCGAGGCAACCGCCCCGGCCGAAGCGAACTATGCGAGAGTGTTGCTTTACACGACATCGGCGACGACAGGCGCCGCCTACTTCGATGACCTGCACCTTAGTCTCAAGCCCGCCGATCAAGGAGGGGGCATCGAGTACGAAATGACAAACCTAGGTTCCATGGTACATACGATCAACACGCATCGGGCGGCATTCGGCAGAGATGCTTCCGGCCGGCTGCTCGCTTACTCGACGATGGTCGGGATTCCCGCCAATCTCTTGGTGATCGATGTGGAAACCGATACGTTGATCGCTCAAATTCCGATCCGCGACACGGTGAACGGCACGGAATATTCTTCTACATACGTCCGAGGTCTTGTCGTTCAGCCCGACGGCACGGTGTATATGGCCGGTTCGCCGAGCTATATGTTCAAATATGCGCCCGGCGCTTCGGAAGTAGAGTATGTGCGCAGAGTGGCGGGCTCCCAAGTGTTCGATATGAAGGCCGGTCCGGACGGTATTTTAATCGGGGGCTCCTACAACCAAAGCGAAGCCTTCGAATATAACACGATCACCGGAGAGTATAAGAGTCTAGGCAGAGTGCTGGATGACGAACAGTATGCATACTCCGTCGCCTATGACGGCGTCCGAGACGATATTTACTTCGGGATGGGCGCGAACGCCCGATTGGTGAAGCTGGATCGGGAAACCGGGGTCAAAACCGAAATCGCGGTACCGGCTCCGTTCGCGGAAACGAACTTTATTTTCGATATGGCGGTCGCGGGGGATAAGCTGTTCGTGTACTTCTCGCCGGGCGGCGTCGTAGTTTACGATTTAGCGAGCGGCCGGTTCGAGGAGAACGTCTTCGTCGCATCGGGCGCCCAGCTGTCCAGGCTCGTCTCCCCGGCGTCGCCGATCGACGGCAAGGTGTATTTCACGTCCCATTCTCATCTCGGATACTACGATCCGAACACGCGGCAATATGCGGTGATGGAGCATATCGATACGGACGGTCAGGCGTACGGCTTTACTTTCGCCGAGCTTTCCGATTCCGATTACCCGGGATCTTCGTTAGTTGCGATTACTAGGGAAGGCCGCGTGTTTAAATACAACCCTCAGACGGGGGCGTCCAAATATACGGTCCTCCCGATCGAAGGCGAGCCTACCCAGCTGCAGATGGTCGCCTTAGGCAATGACGGCCGTATGCATGTCAGCGGATATTTGTCGGGCGGGAATGCGATCTACGACCCGTTGACCGGCGAGCGCGAAGAATACACGAACGAAACGATGGGCCTCGGGCAGAAGCTGCCGCAGACGGACCGGATCTATAGCTATAAGGATAAAATCTATTATGCGGCTTACCCGAATATGGAGGTTTACGAGTTCGACCCATATCAGCCATGGGAACGCACGGCGGATCCGAACGCGTCGAACCCGAAGCTGCTGTTCTCCGCGCTCGACGCGGGCGAACAGGACCGAGGCCTTGCAGGGACGGTGATCGAGGAGGCAGGCAAGCTCGTCATCGGTACGGTTCCGAAGTACGGGAAACTGGGCGGTGCCCTGATCATCTATGATCTGGAGACGAACGTACGCGAAACTTACTATAATGTAATCGACCAGCAGAGCGTCACGGCGGTGACCTACAAGGACGGGCTGATCTACGCCGGTTCCAACATCTGGGGCGGGCTCGGCGTCGATCCGACGCAGACGGAAGCGAAGCTGTTCATCTGGGATATGGAGAAGCGGGAGAAGGTGTTCGAGACGGTTCCGGTCCCGGGGAAGAAAGGGATTACCGAGTTGATCGTCGGTCCGGACGGTAACATCTGGGGTTCGGCGGAAGGCGTACTCTTCATCTTCGACCCGAATACCCGCCAAGTCATTCATATCCAAACGCTGATGCCTCGGAATTATTCGGGAGCGGTATGGCGCGACGCTCAATTCGTCATCGGAACGGATGGCAACGTATACGGCGCACAGGCGAACAAATTTTTCGTCATCGACGCGGTAACGAAGAAAATGACGGTCATCCGGGATGTCGGCATTCGGAACTGGATGGCGATGGACGATTTCGGCAATTTCTATTTGACGGAAGAGTCGAGCCTGCTGCGTATTACGATTCCGGAGCTGGTTCGTCAACCGGTCGGCTTGGAACTCGCGCTTTCCTCGGCGTCGCTGGTCCGCGATCAGGCCGCTGCGCCTTCGGTGAAGCTGCTGCTTACCAAGGACGGGGCGGTCGATAAGCTGGAGAGGAGGAACCCGCAATACTTCTCGAGCGACCCTTCTGTCGTCCGAGTCGATAACGGCAAGTTTATAGCGGCGAATCCGGGTTCGGCCGAGGTTTGGAGCGAGTTTACCTTCAACGGCGTTACCTACGAAAGCAACCGGGCGCATGTGTCCGTCGTTGCGACGCTCGATTCGGTGAGCGGCCGGTTGCAGCAATTCATCGGGACTGGCGATATCTCCGACGCGATGTCTTCTCAGCTTACGAATTCGCTGGAGCAAGCCTCCCATTTCGTGAACTTGGGCGATTCGGAGCAGGCTGCATTCCATCTCGACCGGTTCCTCATGCACTTGAATCATCAACCGTTGGCCGACCGAATTACGGAACATGCGCGCAGCATCCTTGATGCGGATGTCCGCGCGTTGGCCGTGACCATCCCCTAA
- a CDS encoding prolipoprotein diacylglyceryl transferase: protein MSFPVYIAIGSWQLHPHVVFESLSYFIGFRVYLWTRTKGGIPPLIGLQIIAGAMVGAAAGSKLLFWLEDPLLTVSHAAAGDWTALLAGKTIVGGLLGGLIGVELAKKLAGWKSSTGDDFVLPLIVGMCIGRVGCFLTGLEDGTHGTPTSWPIGVDFGDGVPRHPTQLYEIAFLVGLGTALHVIRGRMRRGDASLPPGAAFQLFMAAYLLYRFAIDFIKPTPHFYLGLNNIQLACAAGLTYYAALLSRWIDPKKRGIRHAR from the coding sequence GCCATCGGCTCGTGGCAGCTGCATCCGCACGTCGTCTTCGAGTCGCTGTCGTACTTTATCGGCTTCCGGGTGTATTTATGGACTCGGACCAAAGGCGGCATCCCGCCGCTGATCGGCCTGCAAATCATCGCCGGCGCCATGGTCGGAGCGGCGGCGGGCTCGAAGCTGCTGTTCTGGCTGGAAGATCCGCTGCTGACCGTCTCGCACGCCGCCGCCGGCGATTGGACCGCGCTGCTCGCGGGCAAGACGATCGTCGGAGGGCTGCTCGGCGGGCTGATCGGCGTGGAGCTCGCGAAGAAGCTGGCCGGTTGGAAGTCGTCGACCGGCGACGACTTCGTGCTGCCGCTCATCGTCGGCATGTGCATCGGGCGCGTCGGCTGCTTCTTGACCGGGCTCGAGGACGGCACGCACGGCACGCCGACGAGTTGGCCCATCGGCGTCGACTTCGGCGACGGCGTCCCTCGCCATCCGACGCAGCTCTACGAGATCGCCTTCCTGGTCGGGTTGGGAACGGCGCTGCACGTTATCCGCGGACGCATGCGGCGCGGCGACGCGTCTCTCCCTCCGGGAGCGGCGTTCCAGCTGTTCATGGCCGCTTACTTGCTGTACCGATTCGCCATCGATTTTATCAAGCCCACGCCTCACTTCTATCTGGGGCTTAACAACATTCAGCTCGCTTGCGCGGCGGGGCTGACGTACTACGCCGCGCTGCTGTCCAGATGGATCGATCCGAAGAAACGGGGGATACGCCATGCCCGCTAA
- a CDS encoding radical SAM protein: protein MPANRPYVFHELTNSICSTCFRKVEAKIVIENEKVFMHKRCLRHGPEKVLLSMDVEYYKRCRDFNKPSEMPLQWNTPIRYGCPYDCGLCPDHEQHSCLTLIEVTDQCNLQCPICYAESGPHRATYRSLEQIEAMFDRVVRNEGEPDIVQISGGEPTTHPNFFEILDLAKKKPIKHLMVNTNGIRIAQDREFAKRLASYMPGFELYLQFDSFEADTLKELRGADLRGIRAKAIEHLNEFNVSTTLVVTLKKGLNDREIGDIIRYGLKQRAVRGVTFQPIQAAGRLDEYDPSKDRLTLSEVRRGIIEQSGVFREEDMLPVPCHPDCLAMGYALKLGDEVVPLTGMIDPAVLLEGGRNTIVFESDETLKSHIFKLFSTAHSPESSALSLKSLLCCLPMAAAPDAIGYDNVFRVIIMQFLDAYNFDVRSVKKSCVHIVHPDGRVIPFDTYNMFYRDDKEQLLAERKAEVAEAFGLAAPK from the coding sequence ATGCCCGCTAATCGACCTTATGTATTCCACGAACTGACGAACAGCATCTGCTCGACGTGTTTCCGGAAGGTAGAGGCTAAGATCGTTATCGAAAACGAGAAGGTGTTCATGCACAAGCGCTGCTTGCGGCATGGGCCGGAGAAGGTGCTTCTCTCGATGGACGTCGAGTACTACAAGCGGTGCCGCGACTTCAATAAGCCGTCGGAGATGCCGCTGCAATGGAACACTCCGATCCGTTACGGCTGCCCCTACGACTGCGGGCTGTGCCCGGATCACGAGCAGCACAGCTGCCTCACCTTGATCGAAGTCACGGACCAATGCAATCTGCAATGCCCGATATGCTACGCGGAATCGGGACCGCATCGGGCGACCTACCGCTCCCTCGAGCAGATCGAAGCGATGTTCGACAGGGTCGTCCGTAACGAAGGAGAACCCGACATCGTGCAAATCAGCGGCGGGGAACCGACGACGCATCCGAACTTTTTCGAAATCCTCGATCTTGCGAAGAAGAAACCTATCAAACATCTGATGGTGAACACGAACGGCATCCGCATTGCGCAGGACCGCGAGTTCGCCAAGCGGTTGGCTTCCTATATGCCGGGATTCGAGCTGTATTTGCAGTTCGACAGCTTCGAGGCGGATACGCTCAAGGAGCTGCGAGGCGCAGACCTGCGAGGCATCCGCGCGAAGGCGATCGAGCATTTGAACGAGTTCAACGTCTCGACGACGCTCGTCGTTACGCTTAAGAAAGGGCTGAACGACCGGGAAATCGGCGATATCATCCGGTACGGACTGAAGCAGCGGGCGGTGCGGGGCGTCACCTTCCAGCCGATCCAGGCGGCCGGGCGCCTCGACGAGTACGATCCGTCGAAGGACCGACTGACGCTCAGCGAGGTGCGCCGCGGCATTATCGAGCAATCCGGCGTCTTCCGGGAAGAGGATATGCTGCCGGTGCCCTGCCACCCGGACTGTCTGGCGATGGGCTACGCCCTGAAGCTCGGCGACGAGGTCGTTCCGCTCACCGGCATGATCGATCCGGCCGTTCTCCTCGAGGGCGGGCGCAACACGATCGTGTTCGAGTCGGACGAGACGCTCAAGTCGCACATCTTCAAGCTGTTCTCGACGGCGCACTCCCCGGAATCGTCCGCGCTGTCGCTGAAGAGTCTGCTCTGCTGCCTGCCGATGGCGGCCGCGCCCGACGCGATCGGCTACGACAACGTATTCCGCGTCATCATCATGCAGTTTCTAGACGCGTATAACTTCGACGTCCGATCCGTCAAGAAGTCGTGCGTGCACATCGTCCACCCGGACGGCCGCGTCATTCCGTTCGACACGTACAACATGTTTTACCGGGACGATAAAGAGCAGCTTCTTGCGGAACGAAAGGCGGAAGTCGCCGAGGCGTTCGGGCTTGCCGCTCCGAAATAA
- a CDS encoding DUF4395 domain-containing protein — protein sequence MSKNAASAYDCIDEVPLHRVRGNQLGILLSVVASVLTQQAWVLAIPLAVQLIGRWAGIRYNPFVRLLSPLFPKSTRTESRELLRFNNLLAILFLATALIAWLLQAKAVAYASLAMLTGAVVAALCGFCVGCFMYFQWKRFRAKRVR from the coding sequence ATGTCCAAGAACGCCGCATCCGCTTACGACTGCATAGATGAAGTTCCGCTGCATCGGGTTCGAGGGAATCAGCTCGGCATTCTGCTCAGCGTCGTCGCAAGCGTGCTTACTCAGCAAGCGTGGGTGCTTGCGATTCCGTTAGCGGTGCAGCTGATCGGACGTTGGGCAGGCATTCGGTACAATCCTTTCGTTCGCTTATTGTCCCCGCTCTTCCCGAAGAGCACCCGAACGGAAAGCCGAGAGCTCCTCCGATTCAATAATCTGCTGGCGATTCTCTTCCTTGCGACGGCGCTGATCGCCTGGCTGCTGCAAGCGAAGGCGGTCGCTTACGCGAGCCTGGCGATGCTGACCGGCGCGGTGGTCGCCGCGTTATGCGGGTTTTGCGTCGGCTGCTTTATGTATTTTCAGTGGAAGCGATTTCGGGCAAAGCGTGTAAGGTAG